A single genomic interval of Nostoc commune NIES-4072 harbors:
- a CDS encoding HAMP domain-containing protein, with the protein MATEQLTRDSDNLDLNQLLRTLNAVKQGDFSARMPIDHTGVAGKIADTLNEIIYQNERMAAELQRIGNVVGKEGKIADRASLGDVQGSWSDCVTSVNTLITDLVQPTAETTRVIRSVANGDLSQTIATEIDGRPLQGEFLQTANIVNTMVERLGSFASEVTRVAREVGTEGKLGVQAEVQGVAGTWKDLTDNVNLMAGNLTGQVRNIAEVATAIANGDLSKKITVDVKGEILELKNTVNTMVDQLNSFASEVTRVAREVGTEGKLGVQAEVKGVAGTWKDLTDNVNLMAGNLTAQVRNIAEVTTAVANGDLSKKITVDVKGEILELKNTVNIMVDQLNSFASEVTRVAREVGAEGKLGGQAEVRGVAGTWKDLTDSVNFMAGSLTAQVRNIAEVTTAVANGDLSKKITVDVKGEILELKNTINTMVDQLNSFASEVTRVAREVGTEGKLGVQAEVRGVAGTWKDLTDNVNLMAGNLTGQVRNIAEVATAIANGDLSKKITVDVRGEIFELKNTINIMVDQLSSFASEVTRVAREVGSEGKLGVQADVRGVAGTWKDLTDSVNFMAGSLTAQVRNIAEVTTAVATGDLSKKITVDVKGEILELKNTINTMVDQLNSFASEVTRVAREVGSEGKLGVQAEVRGVAGTWKDLTDSVNFMAGSLTAQVRNIAEVTTAVATGDLSKKITVDVKGEILELKNTINTMVDQLSSFASEVTRVAREVGTEGKLGVQAEVKDVAGTWKDLTDSVNFMAGSLTAQVRNIAEVTTAIANGDLSKKITVAVKGEILELKNTINIMVDQLNSFASEVTRVAREVGSEGKLGVQADVRGVAGTWKDLTDSVNFMAGSLTAQVRNIAAVTTAVANGDLSKKISVDVKGEILELKNTVNTMVDQLNSFASEVTRVAREVGTEGKLGVQAEVKGVAGTWKDLTDSVNFMAGSLTAQVRNIAEVTTAVANGDLSKKITVDVKGEIQELKNTINTMVDQLNSFASEVTRVAREVGTEGKLGVQAYVRGVAGTWKDLTDNVNSMAGNLTGQVRNIAEVTKAVANGDLSKKITVDAKGEILDLKNTTNTMVDQLSSFASEVTRVAREVGTEGKLGGQAQVQGVAGTWKDLTDNVNSMAGNLTAQVRGIARVVTAVANGDLKRKLMLDAKGEIETLAETINEMIDTLATFANQVTTVAREVGIEGKLGGQARVPGAAGTWKDLTDNVNELAATLTTQLRAIAEVATAVTKGDLTRSIAVEALGEVAILKDNINQMIANLRETTQKNTEQDWLKTNLAKFTRMLQGQRDLETVSKLILSELAPLVGAQHGVFFLMESGENTPFLKLISSYAYRERRHLANRFYLGEGLVGQCALEKERILLTDVPSDYVRIASGLGEAAPLNAVVLPVLFEGQVTAVIELASFRRFSEIHLTFFDQLTESIAIVLNTIAASMRTEELLKQSQSLAEELQTQQNELRETNKRLEQQAQSLKTSEDLLKGQQEELQQTNAELEEKAELLAMQKKEVERKNREIEQARLSLEDKAEQLALSSKYKSEFLANMSHELRTPLNSLLILAKLLSDNIDRNLSAKQVEYSQTIYSAGTDLLALINDILDLAKIESGTMSIDMTQMPLTELGDQIERTFRQIAQSKGLAFTIELTPELPTTIYTDVKRLQQVLKNLLSNAFKFTEKGEVRLQIAVAKQGWSKDQEILNRAQIVIAFSVSDTGIGIAPEKQKVIFEAFQQADGSTSRRYGGTGLGLSISREIARLFGGEIKLISQPGQGSTFTFYFPQLSPEFRVLSPESTSTQSSRDTINRVTYSPLPIPRSPLPTPPSALINDDRAVIERGDRVLLIVEDDVNFARILLEMSQQQGFKVITAQTGSTGLMLAQQFLPSAILLDIRLPEMDGWTVLDRLKHDPNTRHIPVHIMTVEEGRQRGLQLGAIAYLQKPLTSETISEALAKIKGFVERQVKNLLVVEDDDTQRLSIVELIGNSDVCTTAVGTGAAALEAIRSQHFDCLVLDLGLPDMTGFELIEQIKLLPHGKTLPIIVYTGREISKAQETELRRIAETIIIKDVRSPERLLDETALFLHRVQANLPEPKRQILEQLHSIDYLLAGKKALIVDDDVRNIFALTSMLERYQIQVLYAENGREGITLLETTPDIDVVLMDVMMPEMDGYETTRIIRENEQFKSLPIIALTAKAMQGDREKCIEAGASDYITKPVDTEQLLSLLRVWLYR; encoded by the coding sequence ATGGCAACCGAACAGTTAACTAGAGACAGTGATAATCTAGATTTAAATCAGCTACTAAGAACGCTGAATGCTGTTAAACAGGGTGATTTCTCTGCTCGGATGCCTATAGACCATACTGGTGTGGCAGGGAAAATAGCTGATACGCTCAATGAGATTATTTACCAGAATGAGCGGATGGCGGCTGAACTACAACGCATTGGTAATGTTGTCGGCAAAGAAGGCAAAATTGCCGATCGCGCCTCTCTCGGAGATGTTCAAGGTTCTTGGTCAGATTGTGTTACTTCTGTCAATACTCTAATTACAGATTTAGTTCAACCAACAGCTGAAACTACTCGGGTAATTCGGTCAGTCGCCAATGGTGACTTATCCCAAACGATCGCTACAGAAATTGATGGCAGACCTCTGCAAGGTGAGTTTCTCCAAACTGCTAATATCGTCAATACGATGGTAGAACGGCTCGGTTCCTTTGCATCGGAAGTTACAAGGGTGGCGCGGGAAGTGGGAACCGAAGGTAAGTTGGGTGTTCAAGCCGAAGTGCAAGGTGTGGCTGGCACTTGGAAAGATTTGACTGATAACGTTAACTTGATGGCGGGTAATCTCACCGGACAAGTTCGCAATATTGCCGAAGTTGCAACTGCGATCGCAAATGGTGACTTATCCAAAAAAATCACTGTCGATGTCAAAGGCGAAATTCTAGAACTAAAAAACACCGTCAACACGATGGTGGATCAGCTTAATTCTTTTGCTAGTGAAGTAACAAGAGTTGCGCGTGAGGTGGGAACTGAAGGGAAGTTGGGTGTACAAGCCGAAGTTAAAGGAGTGGCAGGGACTTGGAAGGATCTCACAGACAACGTTAACTTAATGGCAGGGAATTTAACAGCCCAAGTTCGTAACATTGCGGAAGTGACAACGGCGGTAGCAAATGGCGACCTTTCTAAGAAAATCACTGTTGATGTCAAAGGCGAAATTTTAGAGTTGAAAAACACCGTTAACATCATGGTGGATCAACTTAATTCCTTTGCATCGGAAGTAACAAGAGTTGCGCGTGAAGTGGGTGCAGAAGGAAAATTAGGCGGTCAAGCAGAAGTTCGCGGGGTAGCGGGTACGTGGAAAGACCTTACCGATAGTGTGAATTTCATGGCGGGAAGCTTGACGGCACAGGTGCGGAATATTGCGGAAGTGACAACGGCGGTAGCCAATGGCGACTTATCTAAGAAAATCACCGTTGATGTCAAAGGTGAAATTCTGGAACTTAAGAACACCATCAACACAATGGTGGATCAACTTAATTCCTTTGCATCAGAAGTAACAAGAGTTGCGCGTGAGGTGGGAACTGAAGGGAAGTTAGGCGTACAAGCAGAAGTCCGGGGAGTTGCAGGGACTTGGAAAGATTTAACTGATAACGTTAACTTAATGGCGGGTAATCTCACCGGACAGGTGCGAAATATTGCCGAAGTTGCCACTGCGATCGCAAATGGCGATCTATCTAAAAAAATCACCGTTGATGTTAGAGGTGAAATTTTTGAACTGAAGAACACCATCAATATAATGGTGGATCAACTCAGTTCCTTTGCATCGGAAGTTACGAGGGTTGCTCGTGAAGTAGGCAGTGAAGGTAAACTAGGTGTGCAAGCCGATGTGCGCGGCGTGGCTGGAACCTGGAAAGATTTAACTGACAGCGTAAACTTCATGGCGGGAAGTTTAACGGCACAGGTGCGGAACATTGCCGAAGTAACAACGGCGGTTGCAACAGGCGACTTATCCAAGAAAATTACTGTCGATGTCAAAGGTGAAATTCTGGAGTTGAAAAATACCATTAACACAATGGTGGATCAACTCAATTCCTTTGCATCAGAAGTAACACGGGTTGCCCGTGAGGTAGGAAGTGAAGGTAAATTAGGTGTGCAAGCAGAAGTGCGCGGCGTGGCGGGTACGTGGAAAGATTTAACCGACAGCGTAAACTTCATGGCGGGAAGTTTAACGGCACAGGTGCGGAATATTGCCGAAGTAACTACGGCGGTTGCAACAGGCGACTTATCCAAGAAAATCACTGTCGATGTCAAAGGTGAAATTCTGGAACTCAAAAACACCATTAATACAATGGTGGATCAACTCAGTTCCTTTGCAAGTGAAGTGACGCGAGTTGCGCGTGAGGTGGGAACTGAAGGTAAATTGGGTGTACAAGCGGAAGTAAAAGACGTTGCTGGTACTTGGAAAGATTTAACTGACAGCGTGAACTTCATGGCGGGAAGTTTGACGGCACAGGTGCGGAACATTGCCGAAGTGACAACTGCGATCGCCAATGGCGACTTATCCAAGAAAATTACTGTTGCTGTCAAAGGCGAAATTTTGGAACTCAAGAATACCATCAATATAATGGTGGATCAACTTAATTCCTTTGCAAGTGAAGTAACGCGGGTGGCGCGGGAAGTGGGAAGCGAAGGTAAATTAGGTGTGCAAGCAGATGTGCGCGGTGTAGCTGGAACTTGGAAGGATCTCACCGACAGCGTGAACTTCATGGCGGGAAGCTTAACGGCACAGGTGCGAAACATTGCCGCCGTTACCACAGCTGTAGCTAATGGCGACTTATCTAAGAAAATCTCCGTTGATGTCAAAGGTGAAATTTTAGAGTTGAAAAACACTGTTAACACAATGGTGGATCAACTCAACTCCTTTGCAAGTGAAGTTACAAGAGTTGCCCGTGAAGTGGGAACTGAAGGTAAGCTGGGTGTACAAGCAGAAGTTAAAGGTGTAGCCGGCACTTGGAAGGATTTAACCGACAGCGTAAACTTCATGGCGGGAAGTTTAACAGCACAGGTGCGGAACATTGCCGAAGTTACGACAGCCGTCGCAAACGGCGACCTTTCCAAGAAAATCACTGTTGATGTGAAAGGTGAAATTCAGGAGCTTAAAAACACCATTAATACAATGGTGGATCAACTCAATTCTTTTGCATCAGAAGTTACCAGGGTTGCCCGTGAGGTGGGAACGGAAGGTAAATTGGGTGTACAAGCCTACGTCAGAGGAGTTGCAGGAACTTGGAAAGATTTAACAGATAACGTTAACTCGATGGCGGGGAACCTCACTGGACAAGTTCGCAACATTGCGGAAGTTACCAAAGCGGTAGCGAATGGCGACTTATCTAAGAAAATTACCGTCGATGCCAAAGGCGAAATTTTAGATTTGAAGAACACCACCAATACAATGGTGGATCAACTCAGTTCCTTTGCTAGTGAAGTAACGCGGGTGGCGCGGGAAGTGGGAACTGAAGGGAAGTTGGGCGGACAAGCGCAAGTCCAAGGTGTTGCAGGAACTTGGAAGGATTTAACAGATAATGTTAACTCGATGGCGGGTAACTTAACGGCACAAGTGCGCGGTATTGCCAGAGTTGTAACGGCAGTTGCTAACGGTGACTTGAAACGGAAACTGATGCTAGATGCTAAGGGAGAAATCGAAACCTTGGCAGAGACAATCAACGAGATGATTGATACTCTAGCGACATTTGCCAATCAGGTAACTACAGTAGCGCGGGAAGTGGGAATTGAAGGGAAGTTAGGCGGACAAGCTAGAGTCCCTGGTGCGGCTGGAACTTGGAAAGATTTGACGGATAATGTAAATGAACTTGCTGCTACACTGACAACTCAATTAAGAGCGATCGCAGAAGTTGCTACAGCTGTAACTAAAGGTGATTTAACTCGTTCAATTGCCGTCGAAGCATTAGGGGAAGTAGCCATACTCAAAGACAACATCAACCAGATGATTGCTAATCTGCGCGAGACAACGCAGAAAAATACTGAGCAAGACTGGTTGAAAACTAACCTCGCCAAGTTTACCCGAATGCTGCAAGGTCAGCGCGACTTGGAAACCGTATCTAAACTAATTCTCTCAGAACTAGCACCCTTAGTAGGAGCGCAACACGGCGTATTCTTCCTGATGGAGTCTGGGGAAAATACACCGTTTTTAAAACTAATTAGTAGCTACGCTTACCGCGAACGCAGACATTTGGCTAACCGCTTTTATTTGGGTGAAGGTTTGGTAGGACAATGCGCTTTAGAAAAAGAGCGAATACTGCTAACGGATGTGCCAAGTGATTATGTCAGAATTGCCTCTGGTTTAGGAGAAGCGGCTCCACTTAATGCCGTGGTGTTACCTGTACTCTTTGAAGGACAGGTGACAGCAGTCATAGAATTAGCATCCTTCCGGCGCTTTAGCGAAATTCATCTAACATTCTTCGACCAACTTACCGAAAGTATAGCGATCGTCCTCAACACGATCGCAGCATCCATGCGAACTGAAGAATTACTCAAGCAGTCGCAATCTTTAGCCGAAGAACTCCAAACCCAGCAAAATGAACTCCGGGAAACCAACAAGCGCTTAGAACAACAAGCCCAATCACTCAAAACCTCAGAAGATTTACTCAAAGGACAACAAGAGGAACTGCAACAAACCAACGCTGAGTTAGAAGAAAAGGCAGAGTTGTTGGCGATGCAAAAGAAAGAAGTCGAGCGCAAAAATCGGGAAATTGAACAAGCAAGACTTTCTTTGGAAGATAAGGCTGAACAACTCGCTCTTTCTTCAAAATACAAATCAGAGTTTCTTGCTAATATGTCTCATGAACTGCGGACACCGCTAAACAGCTTGTTGATTTTGGCGAAGTTGTTGTCAGATAACATTGATCGCAACCTCAGTGCCAAGCAAGTTGAATACAGCCAAACAATTTACTCAGCAGGTACTGATTTGTTGGCGTTAATCAATGACATTCTCGATCTCGCCAAAATTGAATCTGGAACTATGTCGATTGACATGACCCAAATGCCATTAACAGAATTGGGCGATCAGATTGAGCGCACCTTCCGACAAATTGCTCAGAGCAAAGGACTTGCTTTCACAATTGAATTGACTCCCGAATTGCCCACAACCATCTATACAGATGTCAAACGCTTACAACAGGTGTTAAAAAATCTTCTCTCCAATGCTTTTAAATTTACAGAAAAAGGAGAGGTACGCTTACAGATTGCGGTGGCGAAGCAGGGATGGAGCAAAGACCAGGAAATTTTAAATCGCGCCCAGATTGTCATCGCCTTCTCAGTCAGCGATACAGGCATTGGCATTGCCCCCGAAAAGCAGAAAGTGATTTTTGAGGCATTTCAGCAAGCCGATGGCTCTACCAGTCGGAGATACGGCGGTACCGGATTGGGCTTATCAATTAGCCGTGAAATTGCCCGTCTCTTTGGCGGCGAAATTAAACTAATCAGTCAACCCGGTCAAGGTAGCACATTTACGTTCTACTTCCCCCAATTGAGTCCTGAGTTCCGAGTGCTGAGTCCTGAGTCAACATCAACACAATCTAGTAGAGACACGATTAATCGCGTTACCTACTCCCCACTCCCTATTCCCCGCTCCCCACTCCCCACTCCTCCCTCAGCACTAATTAATGACGATCGCGCTGTTATTGAAAGAGGTGATCGCGTGTTACTAATTGTTGAGGATGACGTTAATTTTGCGCGTATCCTGCTAGAGATGTCACAACAGCAAGGATTCAAGGTGATCACTGCCCAAACAGGCAGTACAGGTTTGATGTTAGCGCAGCAATTCCTACCTTCAGCCATTTTGCTAGATATCAGGTTGCCAGAAATGGATGGTTGGACGGTATTAGATCGTCTCAAGCATGACCCGAATACCCGTCACATTCCTGTACATATCATGACCGTTGAGGAAGGAAGACAGCGCGGTTTGCAACTAGGAGCGATCGCATATCTGCAAAAGCCTTTAACCAGCGAGACAATATCCGAAGCGTTAGCCAAAATTAAAGGTTTTGTTGAGCGCCAGGTGAAAAATTTGTTGGTAGTCGAAGACGACGACACTCAACGGCTTAGTATTGTTGAGTTGATTGGCAACAGTGATGTTTGTACCACTGCTGTGGGCACTGGTGCAGCAGCTTTAGAAGCCATTCGTTCCCAGCATTTTGATTGCCTCGTTCTCGATTTAGGGCTACCTGACATGACTGGCTTTGAACTTATCGAGCAGATAAAGCTTCTGCCTCACGGTAAAACTTTACCAATTATTGTCTACACAGGTAGAGAAATTAGCAAAGCTCAAGAAACGGAACTCAGACGAATTGCCGAAACAATCATCATTAAAGATGTGCGATCGCCCGAACGTCTCCTTGATGAAACAGCATTATTTTTACATCGAGTCCAAGCAAATTTACCTGAACCCAAGCGACAAATACTTGAACAACTGCATTCCATAGACTACTTACTCGCTGGCAAAAAAGCCCTAATTGTAGACGACGATGTGCGTAATATCTTTGCGCTGACAAGTATGCTGGAGCGTTATCAAATACAGGTTTTATACGCTGAAAACGGCAGGGAGGGGATTACCCTGTTGGAAACTACACCAGATATTGATGTGGTTTTGATGGACGTAATGATGCCAGAAATGGATGGTTACGAAACAACCCGCATAATCCGCGAAAACGAGCAATTTAAATCTTTGCCGATTATTGCACTGACTGCTAAAGCCATGCAAGGCGATCGTGAAAAGTGTATTGAAGCTGGCGCATCAGACTACATCACAAAACCCGTAGATACTGAACAACTGCTTTCACTATTGCGTGTTTGGCTATACCGTTGA
- a CDS encoding universal stress protein, which yields MFKKILVALDRSEIGQQVFEEALGLAKLTQASLMLVHVLSPEEEGSPYVPTLSNFDYYPGLSSQNFELYQKQWDTFKNLGIQMLQSFCAQANAAGITTEFTQNIGNPGRIICDFAHSYGADLIVMGRRGRSGLMELFLGSVSNYVLHHAPCTVHVVHLSVASKTHEVVKETTSNIA from the coding sequence ATGTTTAAAAAGATTCTAGTTGCATTAGATCGGTCGGAAATAGGGCAACAGGTTTTTGAAGAAGCCTTGGGTTTAGCAAAGTTAACACAAGCTAGCTTAATGCTAGTGCATGTCCTATCTCCTGAAGAAGAGGGTAGTCCTTACGTACCTACGCTGTCTAATTTTGACTACTATCCAGGTTTGAGCAGTCAAAACTTTGAGTTATATCAAAAGCAGTGGGATACCTTTAAAAATCTGGGAATCCAGATGTTGCAATCTTTCTGCGCCCAAGCTAACGCAGCAGGTATAACTACGGAATTTACACAAAATATTGGTAATCCTGGTCGCATCATTTGTGATTTTGCTCATAGTTATGGCGCTGACCTAATTGTGATGGGGCGTCGAGGTCGTTCTGGGCTGATGGAACTATTTCTCGGTAGTGTAAGTAATTATGTTCTTCACCATGCTCCTTGTACAGTACATGTTGTACATCTTTCAGTTGCTTCTAAAACACATGAAGTTGTCAAAGAAACTACTAGTAATATTGCATAA
- a CDS encoding DOPA 4,5-dioxygenase family protein yields MEEDTIKITGFHAHVYFDPASRDIAARVREGLGARFNVQLGRWFDKPIGPHPKGMYQVAFLPNQFDKVVPWLMLNREGLDILVHPETGDAVADHTVNSLWLGEKLDLNIEFLRRLNSTLSN; encoded by the coding sequence ATGGAAGAAGATACTATCAAGATCACTGGTTTTCATGCTCATGTTTACTTCGACCCCGCCAGTCGGGATATAGCTGCGCGTGTACGTGAAGGATTGGGCGCTAGGTTTAACGTGCAACTCGGACGCTGGTTTGACAAGCCCATCGGGCCCCACCCAAAAGGAATGTATCAAGTTGCTTTCTTACCGAATCAGTTTGATAAAGTTGTTCCCTGGTTAATGCTTAATCGTGAGGGATTGGATATTCTCGTCCACCCTGAGACAGGCGATGCTGTGGCTGACCACACAGTTAATTCTTTATGGTTAGGAGAAAAGCTAGATTTGAATATTGAATTTCTTCGACGGCTTAATTCGACTTTATCTAATTAA
- a CDS encoding IS5 family transposase, whose protein sequence is MYRKEDQPPVSPENFGLPFEGKLSSDNRWIMLANLIPWAEFEEEYSSGFSVEMGAPAKSFRMALGALIIKEKLGISDRETVEQIKENPYLQYFIGMSSYINEAPFDASMLVHFRERISADLVNKINQETVKRMIEATSSTLATESTEKKTEELKKEDNKPKNRGKLILDATCAPADISYPTDLELLNQARKHTETIIDLLYEQIKGTLEKKPRTYRDIARIDYLKVAKKRRVSPKDRRKAIKKQLQYIKRNLSHIDQLIISGATLEQLSTRQYKMLLVVVEVYRQQLWLYENKKQSIDDRIVSLSQPHIRPIVRGKAGKAVEFGAKLSASYFDGYVFLDHISWDNFNESGDLKSQVEAFKNFTGYYPESVHVDKIYRTRENRAWCKERGIVMSGPPLGRPPANVSKEKKKQDLESERIRNCIEGKFGQAKRRFSLNRVMAKLSHTSETAIAITFLVMNLSTHLSRVFYAFLCLFFKNRPFSQYDIIGNYLLVSYR, encoded by the coding sequence ATGTACCGAAAAGAGGATCAACCTCCAGTCTCACCAGAAAATTTTGGACTTCCGTTTGAAGGGAAGTTGTCATCAGATAATCGTTGGATTATGCTGGCGAATTTAATACCCTGGGCAGAATTTGAAGAGGAATATTCATCCGGATTCTCTGTAGAGATGGGAGCGCCAGCAAAGTCGTTTCGGATGGCATTAGGGGCATTAATAATCAAAGAAAAACTAGGAATAAGTGATAGAGAGACAGTAGAACAAATCAAGGAGAATCCTTATCTACAGTACTTTATAGGGATGTCATCGTATATTAATGAAGCTCCATTTGATGCATCGATGTTAGTCCATTTTCGTGAAAGAATTAGTGCAGACTTAGTAAACAAAATAAATCAAGAAACGGTCAAGAGGATGATAGAGGCAACATCTTCGACTTTAGCAACTGAATCAACTGAAAAAAAAACAGAAGAATTAAAAAAAGAAGATAACAAGCCAAAAAATCGGGGGAAATTAATATTAGATGCGACTTGTGCGCCAGCAGACATCAGCTATCCCACAGATTTAGAGCTATTAAATCAAGCAAGAAAACATACAGAAACAATAATAGACCTTCTTTATGAACAGATAAAAGGTACATTAGAGAAAAAGCCAAGAACTTATCGGGATATAGCAAGAATTGACTACTTAAAAGTCGCTAAAAAGCGTCGTGTATCGCCAAAAGATAGGAGAAAAGCGATTAAAAAGCAGCTTCAATATATCAAAAGAAACTTATCCCATATTGACCAGCTAATCATATCAGGCGCGACTCTAGAACAACTAAGTACTAGACAATATAAAATGTTGCTTGTAGTTGTAGAGGTTTATCGTCAACAACTATGGTTGTATGAAAATAAAAAACAGAGTATTGATGACCGAATCGTTAGTTTAAGCCAACCACATATCCGTCCGATTGTCCGGGGTAAGGCTGGAAAAGCCGTGGAATTTGGGGCAAAATTATCAGCTAGCTATTTTGATGGATATGTATTTTTAGACCATATTAGTTGGGATAATTTTAATGAATCAGGAGACTTAAAATCACAAGTGGAAGCTTTTAAAAACTTCACAGGTTATTATCCAGAATCCGTTCATGTAGATAAAATTTATCGCACAAGGGAGAATCGCGCTTGGTGTAAAGAAAGAGGTATTGTCATGAGTGGTCCTCCTTTGGGAAGACCACCAGCCAATGTTAGTAAAGAAAAAAAGAAACAAGATTTAGAATCCGAGAGAATTCGTAATTGTATTGAAGGAAAATTTGGGCAAGCTAAAAGAAGATTTAGTCTCAATCGAGTGATGGCGAAACTTTCCCACACTTCTGAAACTGCAATTGCTATTACTTTTTTAGTGATGAATCTTTCTACTCACCTGTCGCGGGTTTTTTATGCTTTTTTATGTCTATTTTTCAAAAATAGACCTTTTTCCCAGTATGACATAATTGGAAATTATCTTCTAGTTAGCTATAGATAA
- the coaE gene encoding dephospho-CoA kinase (Dephospho-CoA kinase (CoaE) performs the final step in coenzyme A biosynthesis.) — protein sequence MTKRIIGLTGGIATGKTTVTNYLASAYNLPILDADIYAREAVSLGSPILGAIAGRYGKQILLPDGSLNRQKLGEIIFNRQDERNWIDNLIHPDVRDRFEEAIARSSSQTLVLVVPLLFEAGMTDLVTEIWVVRCSQEQQLQRLIQRNHLNREQAQARINSQLSIEEKVAHADVVLDNSSTLEVLLKQVDVALKTTTRD from the coding sequence ATGACAAAACGTATAATCGGCTTAACTGGCGGTATTGCTACAGGCAAAACCACTGTCACTAATTATTTAGCTAGCGCTTATAACCTGCCAATTCTGGATGCAGATATTTATGCTAGAGAGGCAGTATCTTTAGGTTCACCTATTCTTGGTGCGATCGCAGGGCGTTACGGCAAACAAATTTTACTACCAGATGGCAGCCTCAACCGCCAAAAGCTAGGCGAAATTATCTTTAATCGTCAAGATGAACGCAACTGGATAGACAATTTGATTCATCCTGATGTGCGCGATCGGTTTGAGGAAGCGATCGCCCGATCTTCCTCACAAACACTGGTATTAGTAGTACCTCTATTATTTGAAGCTGGCATGACTGATTTAGTTACAGAAATTTGGGTAGTGCGTTGTTCACAAGAGCAACAGTTACAAAGATTGATACAACGAAACCATTTAAATAGAGAACAGGCGCAAGCCAGGATCAACAGCCAATTATCTATCGAAGAAAAAGTGGCTCATGCAGATGTAGTTTTAGATAACTCTTCCACCCTAGAAGTACTACTGAAGCAAGTAGATGTAGCTCTAAAAACCACAACTAGGGACTAA